Proteins from a genomic interval of bacterium:
- a CDS encoding M20/M25/M40 family metallo-hydrolase, with translation MDLFRLLENLVRIESPSGMEIDVISFLSEYLKKTGFTISLQKVKKDRYNLYAEILEPRIIFTTHVDTVNPYISYDEDDEFIYGRGSCDAKGSAAVQIKAAEKLLSEGIKNVGLLFVVGEESGSDGAKKANEIKNNCEYFINGEPTENKLITGTKGAVRIRINASGKSAHSAYPELGDSAVLKLLHLFEKWEHTDFPEHEVLGKTTWNIGTINGGVQANVIPDHAEAEIMFRTVVSFEKMKDMFEQSLTEGISMEYTFTSDPVILNIREGFETGAAAFATDVPVLSNWGKPFLIGPGSILDAHTSHEKVRKTDLKKAVDLYTELTHILLNS, from the coding sequence GTGGATTTGTTCCGCTTATTGGAAAACCTTGTCAGGATCGAATCTCCGTCAGGGATGGAGATAGATGTTATAAGTTTTTTGTCGGAATATCTTAAAAAAACCGGGTTTACAATCTCTCTCCAAAAGGTTAAAAAAGACAGGTACAATTTGTATGCAGAAATCCTTGAACCCAGGATTATTTTTACAACACATGTGGATACGGTGAATCCGTATATTTCTTATGATGAAGATGATGAATTTATTTACGGCAGAGGATCGTGCGATGCAAAAGGCTCCGCAGCTGTACAGATTAAAGCAGCTGAGAAACTGCTGTCAGAGGGAATTAAAAATGTAGGGCTCTTATTTGTAGTAGGAGAGGAGAGCGGTTCTGACGGTGCAAAAAAGGCAAATGAAATAAAGAATAATTGTGAATATTTTATTAACGGCGAGCCTACTGAAAATAAACTTATAACAGGAACAAAGGGTGCTGTAAGAATCAGGATAAACGCATCAGGTAAATCAGCTCATTCTGCATATCCTGAACTGGGTGATTCAGCAGTGTTAAAACTTCTGCATCTTTTTGAGAAATGGGAGCATACGGATTTCCCTGAGCACGAGGTTCTGGGAAAAACAACATGGAACATAGGTACGATAAACGGCGGGGTTCAGGCCAATGTAATTCCAGATCATGCGGAAGCTGAAATTATGTTCCGGACAGTTGTCTCATTTGAAAAAATGAAAGATATGTTTGAGCAGTCATTGACTGAAGGTATCTCAATGGAGTATACATTTACATCTGATCCTGTGATTTTGAATATCAGAGAAGGGTTTGAAACAGGAGCTGCAGCATTTGCAACAGATGTACCAGTGCTTTCAAATTGGGGCAAGCCTTTTCTAATAGGGCCAGGCTCTATACTTGATGCCCATACTTCACATGAGAAAGTAAGAAAAACAGATCTGAAAAAAGCAGTGGATCTGTATACCGAACTTACGCATATTCTGCTTAATTCATGA